One Solanum pennellii chromosome 9, SPENNV200 DNA segment encodes these proteins:
- the LOC107029441 gene encoding uncharacterized protein LOC107029441: MALLAASTSVSFSTERITCRFTNSFFKSHFITKLNKNNLDSPLQQWQTRSRISYIMHNHSVIDSYKGVKRVSFQLPLLRLPLRVARSSSLPFLHKFISSPMSSLNSDANPDVKTVRTVIKGRVQGVFYRDWTVENAKELGLKGWVRNRRDGSVEALFSGSPEKVQEMEQRCRRGPSSAIVTGLDVVPCDDDPGAGFERKQTA; the protein is encoded by the exons ATGGCATTGTTGGCAGCTTCAACATCTGTATCTTTTTCTACTGAAAGAATCACTTGTCGTTTCacaaattcattcttcaaatccCATTTTATTACGAAGCTTAACAAGAACAATCTAGACTCACCATTGCAGCAATGGCAAACAAGATCAAGAATCTCGTATATTATGCATAACCATAGTGTTATTGATTCATATAAAGGTGTAAAACGAGTTTCATTTCAGCTTCCTCTGTTACGATTACCTCTTCGTGTTGCTCGTAGTTCATCTCTTCCGTTTCTGCACAAATTCATTTCATCTCCTATGTCTTCCTTAAATTCCGACGCTAACCCTGATGTTAAAACG GTTAGAACTGTGATAAAAGGGAGAGTGCAAGGGGTGTTTTACAGGGACTGGACTGTGGAGAATGCTAAGGAATTGGGATTGAAAGGTTGGGTTCGAAATCGGAGGGATGGATCGGTGGAAGCTTTGTTTTCTGGAAGCCCGGAAAAAGTTCAGGAAATGGAGCAGAGGTGTCGGAGGGGTCCATCATCTGCTATTGTCACTGGACTAGATGTCGTCCCCTGTGATGATGACCCTGGAGCTGGGTTCGAACGCAAACAAACTGCTTGA